GATCAAGTTTAACGTTTCATTTTATCCTAAGACCCAAAAGAAATCTGAGACTCACCTGCTAACAGCACGTCCAACATTGGTCATCGCCGACGTCATTATTTCTGTGGTAAGGCTTTCGGCAAAGCTAACGCCATCCTGTCCAATCCCGCTGTCAGCCGCCAGACTGGTATTGCTcagttctctctctgctttttcaaTAGCTTCAGCAACTATCTTCTCCGCAAGCACTGTCTTCTTATCAAGACCAACATGAATTTGTGGGACATCAAGATGAAAAATTCTAGATTCCTGATAGATGTTGCTAAGTTTTGACTTAGAAGCTGGCTGACTAGTAGCAAGTGAATCCTGCCTGGAAACATGTTGAGATGAATTTCCAGTGCAATCATGCAGTTCTTTACGGTCACAATATCTGCAGGGTTGACTTATAAGAGGTGACAACTTTTCTGCATAAGTGACCCTATCAGCTGCTTTTGTGGACTCAGACGCATGGAAAACTGCAGATCCTAAACTGAGCTCTAAGGTATCATCCGCTACTTTTTTCGCATACTGTTCTATAGCTTGAACCACACTCTCTCCATAACCAAACCCATTTAAGCTGCCTGTACTGTGGTAAAATCTGTGATTTTGCGGGGAAGGCTGAAGAGCCTGAGGAAATTCTGGCTCAGCGAGCGACCTGGTTTCTTCATCACGTCCAGACTTTTCATAAAGGCAAGAATCTGTTAAGGATTTTGGCAAGCCAGCTGTAGACACTGTCAGCTCTTTTTTAACATCTCTTGTTATGCTGTGAGCAAGAGAGGCTGAAAAACTATACAGTTCAGAGCAGTCATTTTTGTATGTATCCAGCGTCCAttcacaagttttatttttgcaaaggtAAACTCCACTTATTTTACTTTGCCGTTCGTGATCTACTTCTTGGTGGTGTTctttatttaagaatattaagAGGTCGTTCTTGGTTGTCACCTGTGAGCTCTGCACGGAGAACATTTTTGAGCTGCACTTCACTTGGGCTGCCTTCGCTGCTTCTCGTAATCCTGACTTAACAGATCGATAGGCAAGTCTATTGGCATACTGATCCATTATTAACTCACTATTACCACCTTCCTGTTTGAGCACTTGGATAACGTGACCTGCATATTCGTCTGTCACGCTTTCGCAGCTGGGATACTTGTACGTCAGACCAGACACACAAGAACTTGGTGGTAATGAAAGACTGGACGGATCTACTTCTTTGGGGTCTGCTAGAGCCTCCATCTCCAACTTCTCTTCTGATCTATCGTCTCGGCCACCGTCCACGTAACAACTATTCCTCCTTTGCCTGAAAAGCACACAGCTTCTAACTTTTGCTATTTTCTCAGCCTCCGTAATGACTTCTGCTGCCAGGTCACCTGCAAAATTGCATAATATTTGTAAGTTTTCCTCTGAGTGACTTAAAGCAGTAGGTGACACACTTCTTTGACTCTTCACAGTTAAGCAAGGGCTTTTAACCTTGGGTTCCTGAGTTACTTTATTATCTAAATGGGAAGCTGCCATTTCTGTGGCCAGAGAAATGATGTGCGTAGCTAACGATTCCGCAAACTGAACTTTCTTCCCTGAGTGCTCTGACTTCACATCCACTTCCGGATGCTCTTCGTCTTCACTGCTTTCCACTTCTTCTGAAAGAGATCGCATGAGTTTCAACAtgaactcttctttttctatagtattttgttCACTTTCAGACAAACTACCAACAGATGAGTTGTGAGGCGTAGAGGGTGGTGTAGCAGGTGCGAATTCTTTTGCCAATTCCCCCTTGAGCTTTTTGGTTAACTTCTTGATATCCCATTCAGAACTAGCCTGGGATGGTACTAGAGGAGTGGATGGAGGAGTATCGGGTATCACATTGCCGTCTCTAATCTTCTGTTTATCTTCCACGTGCAAACCATCTACACACGTAAGCACTGTAGAGGAGAAAGTATGTGAATGAGGACAAGGGTGGTCTTGACCAAAACACAAGGGCTCAAGTGCTGCATTATTCAAATTATCCTTTTTCATGGATTTGTCTTTAGCAACTTCCTTCAAATCAGGTTTCTGACCCACAATTGTCGGACAAGGTTGTGGTGTCTCTAAAGAAAATCCATGAACTATAGAACCTTTACATTCTGGAACACAGTCCTTTCCTACTGAAAGTGAACAGGGGGTTAAGTGATCTTGACCATCGAGAAATTTGGGGAACTTTTCCAAGGTCAACTGTGACTCTTCTCCAGGAACAAGCAAGTTTTCCTTGCGTTCAGCATTTTTATCTACATTTGAGATCGCTGATTTGCTTTTATCGATGGAATGTTTAATAATAGATTTAGATAATCGATCAGCAAACATATCCTTATTGCTAACTTCGCTCTGTTGCACTGTTGCTTGAtcagaacagaaaggaagggtTTCTCCCTTTACTGTTTTAGTTACACCATCTGTTTGTTCATCAACTGTTTTTGTACATTTGAATGATGTCATTGACTCTAAAGTTTCATTTACAATCGTATGCACCATTGCTGCAGAAAAGTTGTTAATAATCACAGGATCACTTGTTAATTTTGAAGAGCTCTGCACTTCAGCAGCATCATTAGTTGGTTTAAAGTCATTCTGGTTACCTGGATTGTGGTCTGAGggtaaacaaatatttctgagaCACGCTACTTCCTcgtctttgttttttgtggtaACACATGTCTGGATAGAATCGCCATTCAAATTACTATCATCCGATGACCGACGAGATTTTGACTGATATATATTAGATGAGATATGATATGGGAGAAGGGCACTTCCTGCCAAGGGTACTGGTATCGAAGTAACAATTCCAGAAGTACAAAACAAGGCCTGCTGTACTGTGTATTCCTTTTTATGTTCCTGCATGGGTTTGGTCTCCATAAGGGTCTGGTTGTTAAAAGCAGGGGAAAACGTGGAGGTCTGTGTCGGCGGCGCTAAATTTCCTGCACTGGCATCCTTTATGGTATCTGTGGAAACACTAACTGCTGCCTTGGTTGAGAAGGTCACACCGGCTTGTGAAAGCTCGATGAATGCTTCCTGTAATACAGACTCAGACAGGTCTTTTGCGTAGGACTTCACTGCTTTGTCTTCATAGTCAAATGGCCAACACTGTGGAGATGCGGGTGTTGGGGGACAGGAAAACTGACACACCTCCATGATGCCTTCAAAAACAAGCTCTTCCGCAAGATCCGCAGCAAACCGAGCGACTGTGTTTGTGAATATCTGCTTTTTTACATACTGTAAATCCctgaaagcatttgataaagctTCACTCACCAAAAAATTAGCCAGACCACTAACAGCACGTTCTCTCAGTGAAAACGCACACTGCCTTCTCAGCTCGTTAAATGCCATCTGAAAAACAGAGGATGTCAATTTGATAGCCAGGTGACACAACGCATTGGTACACGAAGAGACTCCTTTCTGTAAGTCTTTAAATGCACTGCCAAAACTTTTTTCCACAAGGTCTGAGGCAAATTTCTGAATAGTATCTTTAATCATCaaggatttatttttagatttacttTTTTGATCAAGGCTTCCACTGTGAAGagctatggttttattttctcccttcttaaTGCTATTAATGTCTGATGTGGCATTAGTATGTTGGGTATGAAGAACAGAGCCCAGAACCTTACATGAGATGCTATTCGCATAATCCTCATAGGTGTAATAAACAGAATCATGATCTTCATGAATCCTATCTCCACCAATATCTGTTTGGCAAAAACATTCAGCAGGAGTACAACCTCCAAGAGGGCTAAAGGCAGAGGATCGAATAGGGCTAAACAAACCACTGTCCTCCCCTGACGCCTTCACTGGGCGAGGTGAATCCGGGGCATCACACAGGTTACTGTAAGGGGATTCTGGTTTACGAGGAGTTGGCTTTCTAACGTTAGCTGGGAGAGCTGGACGCTCAAACTTGAATTTTTGAGGATTCATAGTAGTAGTTACAGAACAAGATTTTTCATGTTTGTGTCCTTTCTTTTGCGACGGCTTCCCTACAACAGGATCTTTTAGAAATGGACAAGAAGTCTCTAAAGTTTGTTCTAACTCATCAAACTGATCAAAACTATCAAAAAATTCACTTACTTCTGAGTCTGAATCCTCTATATCATCTTTCATCACAGGAATTTTAGGTAACTCAAGttttgcttttaaacttttttgataTCCTTCTTCATCCAAGAAAATAACAGGACTTGGACTTGAGCATTCAGATTCAGAGGAATAGgcaggagaagaagaaaacaacattttCTGTGTATCACTACCTTTATCTGAAGCATTAGATGATCTATAGAAACTCTTTTGGATCCAAGGCTCAGAAATTAATGTTGTGACTGAAGTTTTCACAGAAGGTAGTTCTTTATGTCCCAGCATATTTATTAAGGAAGTTGAAGGTTTAGCCAATGACTTCTGCCTCCCAGAGCTAACCAGAATTCTTAAATCATGGGTTTCTAGATGGTGACCAGAAGAAGTCTGTGAAGCAGCATCACACTGGCTCTTTAGTGCAGCAATGCTTATTCCTAtaggaaaagaataaagtgatCAAATTATTCTTGaacagaatcttttaaaaattaattcacatCAATGGGAGTAAGTAGACTTTaagcatgaaatatttatttgtaacatAAATGATTTCTACACTCTGTGGTTTACCAGATTCCTCCCAAATGAATTTGAGAGCAAATACACCTTTCActaacataatttcattttacctCACACATGGGAATATCTGGGTCTACAAAATGCTTAGTTTCTTGTTGCTGTGTGTTAGAAACACTAATATCGTCCCTCTGCCAGCTAACCCTTCtcaaatttgaacccaggcatgGTCCAAACACTTAATGTAATGAAGCAAACACTGCTTGAACAGTACTAccaaaataagaacagaaatagCAAAACTAAAAACCAGGTAGCAATGAActtaaaaatcataagaaaaattcCTTGCacaatcaaaaaaacaaacaggtaaaATGCTGAAACGGtatcaaatttcaaaataaatttcagtggAACAGGCAGCCTTAAAACTTTTAAATCGAACATCAGACTTTAATTTCCTATTTCAAGAGAAAGTCTAGTAAAGAACAAACCATCAGTAAATGGCTTTAAAGGCTCTTCTTCCTCTAAGTGCTCAAAAGCAGTGACAAAGTCATCCTCTATGGAAGACACGGACTGGTTGGTGTCGTCATCATCTTCCTGAGCAGTCTCAAGTTGGCGCTTCTGATGCAAGTATGTGTCCAGGGTATATCTTATACCAGTAGCGTATTTACTTAGCAGGCTAAAGATAAAATCAATTCTGAGCCTTGGTAATGTAGGTGACACTCTCATGACACAGAGCATTCCAGAATGGTGACTCTTGGGGAAAATGaaagatgataaaaaataattttaatttcaacaTGTATTATACAAACAAAGCACAGTATCTGGAAAGTGAAGTCTAGAAATAACACaatcttgggaaaaaaagaaatgcatggatCCTGGAAGGCTCCCTGATTTTGTattgtttaattcttttcttcattctttctctacATTTCTCACTTCCCAATCTCTTTTCCTCCCAATCTCTCTCCCATCCGGCATTCAAATTCCACCTCCTCTAGCTCCTTAAATGTTACAGAACTTACCACCCATACCCTTGGCAATTATGCTTTCCTATATTACTATAAGCCCTAGGAGTTCCCTTGCTCATTAACCTAGCTCACCAACTACACTGTAAACTGCATGAGGGCAAGAACCAGGTTCTGTTCTATTTTTGTATCCCATTTTACAGTGGCTTCCACATTGATACCACCTTCTCTCCTATTATAAAAGAATCTTCCCCTCCTTTGACCTAAATTCCCCTAGTTTTACAATTTACCATGATGTTTACAGCTTTGATCAGGAATCTAAGTCATCAGATTTTTTCCATATGTATTACCTTAAAAAACGCAAATATTGACAAATGACTTACTGGAAAAGGTGGAAACTAAATAGCTAATCACCTCTTGTAATCCtagcaaataaaacaaagtaaatataaatgaagaatATAATTAAGGAAATGAGGCAAGCAGTTCTATTGTTATCTGTAGACCTCCATTGAACACTGTAGTTTTTTAATACTTGGAATAATAAGTAACTCAAATTTTAAACCCACTAACTCAATTTTTAGGAGGTAAAAAATGCAAAGCATTTATCTTTGATgtattattaacaaaataatactTAGTATAAGAACGGAAAGCTGAAGGTTATAAAACTAACTAGCTGTCTGAAATggtgacatttttatttacaaataaagaacATGTCTTCCAATGTCCACTttacactgaatttttttaaccagaaaaCGAGTTAAAGTATGTTCTCTAAAACACaatatttatggggcgcctgggtggctcagtcggttgagtgtccgacttcagctcaggtcacgatctcaccgtccgtgagttcgagccccgcgtcgggctctgggctgacagctcagagcctggagcctgcttccgattctgtgtctccctctctctctgcccctcccccactcatgctctgtctctctctgtctcaaaaataaataaatattaaaaaaaaaaaaaaaaaaccacacaatatttatataaatttggaAATGGTCATAAAAGGGGAAAGTGCCTACAGTTTatacaaaggcagaagaaattcaagaaacccagaaatgtattttctaaaacaaactaATATGTATTGGGCATTATCATTTAGGGAACTTCACACATGAAAAATCTAATTGAAAGCTATGGCCAAAGTTATTCAATCCTTCAGTAATTTCAAAGCTTCATGAGTTATGTTTCTTATAAATAGTATTTCCTTgagacagcatttaaaaaaaaaagaaacttgaagcatttaaaagtttaataCTCTCCATCAAATGTCATTGTAAAATTTGCCCTGAAAAACtcattagaaattatatataaaagttaCCTGA
The sequence above is a segment of the Panthera uncia isolate 11264 chromosome A1 unlocalized genomic scaffold, Puncia_PCG_1.0 HiC_scaffold_16, whole genome shotgun sequence genome. Coding sequences within it:
- the AKAP11 gene encoding A-kinase anchor protein 11 isoform X2, encoding MAAVQTSRNSHVKTRASVRKSFSEDVFQSVKSLLQSEKELCSVSAEDCLKQEEHANLTEVTFLGFNEETDAAHIQDLAAVSLELPDLLNSLHFCSLNENEIICMKDINKSSDGNNGSPNQSHHSGMLCVMRVSPTLPRLRIDFIFSLLSKYATGIRYTLDTYLHQKRQLETAQEDDDDTNQSVSSIEDDFVTAFEHLEEEEPLKPFTDGISIAALKSQCDAASQTSSGHHLETHDLRILVSSGRQKSLAKPSTSLINMLGHKELPSVKTSVTTLISEPWIQKSFYRSSNASDKGSDTQKMLFSSSPAYSSESECSSPSPVIFLDEEGYQKSLKAKLELPKIPVMKDDIEDSDSEVSEFFDSFDQFDELEQTLETSCPFLKDPVVGKPSQKKGHKHEKSCSVTTTMNPQKFKFERPALPANVRKPTPRKPESPYSNLCDAPDSPRPVKASGEDSGLFSPIRSSAFSPLGGCTPAECFCQTDIGGDRIHEDHDSVYYTYEDYANSISCKVLGSVLHTQHTNATSDINSIKKGENKTIALHSGSLDQKSKSKNKSLMIKDTIQKFASDLVEKSFGSAFKDLQKGVSSCTNALCHLAIKLTSSVFQMAFNELRRQCAFSLRERAVSGLANFLVSEALSNAFRDLQYVKKQIFTNTVARFAADLAEELVFEGIMEVCQFSCPPTPASPQCWPFDYEDKAVKSYAKDLSESVLQEAFIELSQAGVTFSTKAAVSVSTDTIKDASAGNLAPPTQTSTFSPAFNNQTLMETKPMQEHKKEYTVQQALFCTSGIVTSIPVPLAGSALLPYHISSNIYQSKSRRSSDDSNLNGDSIQTCVTTKNKDEEVACLRNICLPSDHNPGNQNDFKPTNDAAEVQSSSKLTSDPVIINNFSAAMVHTIVNETLESMTSFKCTKTVDEQTDGVTKTVKGETLPFCSDQATVQQSEVSNKDMFADRLSKSIIKHSIDKSKSAISNVDKNAERKENLLVPGEESQLTLEKFPKFLDGQDHLTPCSLSVGKDCVPECKGSIVHGFSLETPQPCPTIVGQKPDLKEVAKDKSMKKDNLNNAALEPLCFGQDHPCPHSHTFSSTVLTCVDGLHVEDKQKIRDGNVIPDTPPSTPLVPSQASSEWDIKKLTKKLKGELAKEFAPATPPSTPHNSSVGSLSESEQNTIEKEEFMLKLMRSLSEEVESSEDEEHPEVDVKSEHSGKKVQFAESLATHIISLATEMAASHLDNKVTQEPKVKSPCLTVKSQRSVSPTALSHSEENLQILCNFAGDLAAEVITEAEKIAKVRSCVLFRQRRNSCYVDGGRDDRSEEKLEMEALADPKEVDPSSLSLPPSSCVSGLTYKYPSCESVTDEYAGHVIQVLKQEGGNSELIMDQYANRLAYRSVKSGLREAAKAAQVKCSSKMFSVQSSQVTTKNDLLIFLNKEHHQEVDHERQSKISGVYLCKNKTCEWTLDTYKNDCSELYSFSASLAHSITRDVKKELTVSTAGLPKSLTDSCLYEKSGRDEETRSLAEPEFPQALQPSPQNHRFYHSTGSLNGFGYGESVVQAIEQYAKKVADDTLELSLGSAVFHASESTKAADRVTYAEKLSPLISQPCRYCDRKELHDCTGNSSQHVSRQDSLATSQPASKSKLSNIYQESRIFHLDVPQIHVGLDKKTVLAEKIVAEAIEKAERELSNTSLAADSGIGQDGVSFAESLTTEIMTSAMTNVGRAVSSPKEIEDFQSTESLGSQQLNLSIGDDSTGSWSNLSFEDEHQDESSSFHHLSESDGPDDKDEDHEDDVEGLEQDRKILLITNIDMEPCTVDPQLRIILQWLVASEAEVAELCLHDSAKKEFIQLSKRLQGKGWKVGDLLQAVLRYYDMREKTPGEERCKSLFDWLLENA
- the AKAP11 gene encoding A-kinase anchor protein 11 isoform X1 encodes the protein MAAVQTSRNSHVKTRASVRKSFSEDVFQSVKSLLQSEKELCSVSAEDCLKQEEHANLTEVTFLGFNEETDAAHIQDLAAVSLELPDLLNSLHFCSLNENEIICMKDINKSSDGNNGSPNQSHHSGMLCVMRVSPTLPRLRIDFIFSLLSKYATGIRYTLDTYLHQKRQLETAQEDDDDTNQSVSSIEDDFVTAFEHLEEEEPLKPFTDGISIAALKSQCDAASQTSSGHHLETHDLRILVSSGRQKSLAKPSTSLINMLGHKELPSVKTSVTTLISEPWIQKSFYRSSNASDKGSDTQKMLFSSSPAYSSESECSSPSPVIFLDEEGYQKSLKAKLELPKIPVMKDDIEDSDSEVSEFFDSFDQFDELEQTLETSCPFLKDPVVGKPSQKKGHKHEKSCSVTTTMNPQKFKFERPALPANVRKPTPRKPESPYSNLCDAPDSPRPVKASGEDSGLFSPIRSSAFSPLGGCTPAECFCQTDIGGDRIHEDHDSVYYTYEDYANSISCKVLGSVLHTQHTNATSDINSIKKGENKTIALHSGSLDQKSKSKNKSLMIKDTIQKFASDLVEKSFGSAFKDLQKGVSSCTNALCHLAIKLTSSVFQMAFNELRRQCAFSLRERAVSGLANFLVSEALSNAFRDLQYVKKQIFTNTVARFAADLAEELVFEGIMEVCQFSCPPTPASPQCWPFDYEDKAVKSYAKDLSESVLQEAFIELSQAGVTFSTKAAVSVSTDTIKDASAGNLAPPTQTSTFSPAFNNQTLMETKPMQEHKKEYTVQQALFCTSGIVTSIPVPLAGSALLPYHISSNIYQSKSRRSSDDSNLNGDSIQTCVTTKNKDEEVACLRNICLPSDHNPGNQNDFKPTNDAAEVQSSSKLTSDPVIINNFSAAMVHTIVNETLESMTSFKCTKTVDEQTDGVTKTVKGETLPFCSDQATVQQSEVSNKDMFADRLSKSIIKHSIDKSKSAISNVDKNAERKENLLVPGEESQLTLEKFPKFLDGQDHLTPCSLSVGKDCVPECKGSIVHGFSLETPQPCPTIVGQKPDLKEVAKDKSMKKDNLNNAALEPLCFGQDHPCPHSHTFSSTVLTCVDGLHVEDKQKIRDGNVIPDTPPSTPLVPSQASSEWDIKKLTKKLKGELAKEFAPATPPSTPHNSSVGSLSESEQNTIEKEEFMLKLMRSLSEEVESSEDEEHPEVDVKSEHSGKKVQFAESLATHIISLATEMAASHLDNKVTQEPKVKSPCLTVKSQRSVSPTALSHSEENLQILCNFAGDLAAEVITEAEKIAKVRSCVLFRQRRNSCYVDGGRDDRSEEKLEMEALADPKEVDPSSLSLPPSSCVSGLTYKYPSCESVTDEYAGHVIQVLKQEGGNSELIMDQYANRLAYRSVKSGLREAAKAAQVKCSSKMFSVQSSQVTTKNDLLIFLNKEHHQEVDHERQSKISGVYLCKNKTCEWTLDTYKNDCSELYSFSASLAHSITRDVKKELTVSTAGLPKSLTDSCLYEKSGRDEETRSLAEPEFPQALQPSPQNHRFYHSTGSLNGFGYGESVVQAIEQYAKKVADDTLELSLGSAVFHASESTKAADRVTYAEKLSPLISQPCRYCDRKELHDCTGNSSQHVSRQDSLATSQPASKSKLSNIYQESRIFHLDVPQIHVGLDKKTVLAEKIVAEAIEKAERELSNTSLAADSGIGQDGVSFAESLTTEIMTSAMTNVGRAVSSPKEIEDFQSTESLGSQQLNLSIGDDSTGSWSNLSFEDEHQDESSSFHHLSESNGNSSSWSSLGLEGDLYEDNLSFPTTDSDGPDDKDEDHEDDVEGLEQDRKILLITNIDMEPCTVDPQLRIILQWLVASEAEVAELCLHDSAKKEFIQLSKRLQGKGWKVGDLLQAVLRYYDMREKTPGEERCKSLFDWLLENA